The following coding sequences lie in one Sulfuricurvum sp. genomic window:
- a CDS encoding aminodeoxychorismate/anthranilate synthase component II → MILMIDNYDSFTYNIVQYCLELGADLKIIRNDEMTVEEIEALHPEKIIISPGPATPDDAGVTLEVIRYFADKVPILGICLGHQSIAQVFGGNVVRANRMMHGKTSKMIRQGDTPIFHKLPEMFTATRYHSLIVEQENLPEVIIPTAYSEDDHEIMALEIKDKPIYGVQFHPESIMSEFGHEIIDNFLKL, encoded by the coding sequence ATGATATTAATGATTGATAATTATGACAGTTTTACCTACAACATTGTTCAGTATTGTTTGGAGCTCGGAGCTGATTTAAAAATTATCCGTAATGATGAAATGACGGTAGAAGAGATCGAAGCACTTCATCCGGAAAAAATTATTATTTCTCCCGGTCCTGCAACACCTGACGATGCCGGAGTTACTCTGGAAGTAATCCGCTACTTTGCCGATAAAGTCCCTATTTTAGGGATATGTTTGGGACATCAAAGCATTGCACAGGTATTCGGAGGGAACGTTGTACGTGCAAATCGGATGATGCACGGTAAAACGTCTAAAATGATCCGCCAGGGTGATACACCGATTTTCCATAAACTACCGGAAATGTTTACGGCTACTCGCTATCACTCTTTGATTGTAGAGCAGGAGAATCTGCCGGAAGTGATCATTCCGACCGCGTACAGTGAAGATGATCATGAAATTATGGCATTGGAAATTAAAGATAAACCGATTTACGGCGTTCAGTTTCACCCCGAATCGATAATGAGTGAATTCGGACACGAGATTATTGACAACTTTCTCAAGTTATGA
- the glmS gene encoding glutamine--fructose-6-phosphate transaminase (isomerizing) produces the protein MCGIVGYIGVKPVKKILIDGLRELEYRGYDSAGIAILQEGHFSLFKAVGKLINLEEKAKNYESSGFSVGIGHTRWATHGKPTELNAHPHLGQNSYVVHNGIIENYQELKTMLIGHGIHFLSQTDTEVIVHLFEYHLKSASTPFDAFKQTLAQIKGAYAILLVNADAEGTIFFAKHGSPMIIGRNHDNETFFGSSDAALIGKCHEVIYLEDGHYGYASSGAIALFDEQNREVAPRFTALSENKLSAQKEGYRFFMEKEIYEQSTVLSDTLMGRLRDESLYFEELDKTLFDGINEIKLCACGTSYHAALVASYLFERHSKIRTSVEIASEFRYREPFLTSDTLFVVISQSGETADTLESLKMAKKFGLKTMVICNVDNSSMVRLADASILTRAGIEKGVASTKAFATQVCVLWMLSLYLAGERKTLSSSDIQHQIGLLRSLPAIVSVDNAIHEQLRRLSKRYLHGHGFFFIGRDVFYPLALEGALKLKEISYLHAEGYPSGEMKHGPIALADPELFTIALLPQHMLYDKTKSNIEELSARDSTICSISPLDFDKADDHICTNNAEDYMLEFFEMMVVLQLLSMEIAIRLGNDVDMPRNLAKSVTVE, from the coding sequence ATGTGTGGCATTGTAGGGTATATCGGAGTAAAACCTGTTAAAAAAATATTGATTGACGGGCTTCGAGAGCTTGAATACCGAGGATACGATTCTGCCGGAATCGCAATATTGCAAGAAGGGCATTTTTCTCTTTTTAAAGCCGTTGGAAAACTGATCAACCTCGAAGAAAAAGCCAAAAATTATGAAAGTTCCGGATTCTCGGTCGGTATCGGACACACCCGCTGGGCAACTCACGGAAAACCAACGGAACTAAACGCCCATCCTCATTTGGGACAAAACTCTTACGTGGTTCACAACGGAATTATCGAAAACTATCAAGAACTTAAAACGATGTTAATTGGACATGGGATACACTTCCTTAGTCAGACGGATACCGAAGTCATTGTACATCTATTCGAATATCACCTTAAAAGTGCCTCGACACCGTTCGATGCCTTTAAACAAACGCTTGCACAAATAAAAGGTGCCTATGCAATTTTGCTTGTCAATGCAGATGCAGAAGGAACCATCTTTTTTGCAAAACACGGTTCTCCAATGATAATCGGACGTAACCACGATAATGAAACCTTCTTCGGATCATCAGATGCCGCCTTGATCGGAAAGTGCCATGAGGTAATTTATCTGGAAGATGGGCATTACGGCTATGCATCATCCGGTGCCATCGCCCTGTTTGATGAACAAAACCGTGAAGTAGCTCCACGATTCACCGCTTTATCCGAAAACAAGCTCTCAGCACAGAAAGAAGGTTACCGCTTCTTTATGGAAAAAGAGATTTACGAGCAAAGTACTGTCTTATCCGACACGCTCATGGGACGTCTGCGGGATGAAAGCCTCTATTTTGAAGAATTGGATAAAACTTTATTCGATGGAATCAACGAAATCAAACTCTGTGCATGCGGAACAAGCTATCACGCCGCTTTGGTTGCCAGCTATTTATTTGAACGTCATTCCAAAATCCGCACGTCCGTTGAAATTGCCAGTGAATTCCGCTATCGCGAACCGTTTTTAACCTCCGATACCCTTTTCGTTGTTATCAGCCAAAGCGGAGAAACGGCTGATACGCTAGAGAGTCTGAAAATGGCCAAGAAATTCGGTCTCAAAACAATGGTAATCTGTAATGTCGACAACTCGTCGATGGTACGCCTTGCGGATGCGAGTATTCTTACACGTGCAGGTATTGAAAAAGGGGTGGCTTCTACAAAAGCATTTGCAACACAGGTCTGTGTTTTATGGATGCTCAGCCTCTATTTAGCCGGTGAACGTAAAACGCTGAGCAGCAGTGACATTCAGCATCAAATCGGATTATTACGTTCTCTCCCTGCTATAGTCAGTGTCGATAACGCTATCCACGAACAGCTTCGCCGCCTCTCAAAACGCTACCTTCACGGTCACGGTTTCTTCTTTATCGGTCGTGACGTATTCTATCCGCTCGCATTGGAAGGTGCATTAAAACTAAAAGAGATCAGTTATTTGCATGCAGAAGGGTATCCAAGCGGGGAAATGAAACACGGTCCTATCGCTCTAGCCGATCCGGAACTGTTTACCATTGCATTGCTCCCTCAACATATGCTTTATGATAAAACAAAAAGTAATATTGAAGAGCTAAGTGCCCGTGACTCAACGATTTGTTCAATCAGCCCGCTTGATTTTGATAAAGCGGATGATCACATATGTACGAATAATGCTGAAGATTATATGCTCGAATTTTTTGAAATGATGGTCGTATTACAACTCCTCTCCATGGAAATTGCGATTCGTCTCGGCAATGACGTCGATATGCCTCGCAACCTTGCAAAAAGCGTTACGGTTGAATAA
- a CDS encoding MarR family transcriptional regulator yields the protein MKRVQSYGKHEDIVLRAHIELSRSLIKIRAKEIVWLSERDLTLPQFGILESLYHLGKLSVGQITKLTLSTPGNMTVIVKNLQSKGLIRILTSEEDRRIKMLEITNEGSEIIQSIFPTHVENLTGWYDKALNEEEVQTLSRLLRKLEKAQ from the coding sequence ATGAAACGGGTACAAAGTTACGGCAAACATGAAGACATTGTATTACGAGCCCATATTGAACTTTCGAGGTCTTTGATTAAAATCCGGGCTAAAGAAATAGTATGGCTCTCAGAGAGGGATCTCACCCTGCCCCAATTTGGAATTTTAGAATCGCTCTACCATTTGGGCAAACTCAGTGTCGGACAAATCACAAAATTGACGTTGAGTACTCCTGGCAACATGACGGTCATCGTTAAAAATCTTCAATCAAAAGGATTGATTCGTATTCTGACGTCCGAAGAAGACCGCCGGATTAAAATGCTTGAGATCACGAATGAAGGTTCAGAGATTATCCAATCGATATTTCCAACACATGTGGAAAATCTGACCGGATGGTACGACAAAGCATTAAATGAAGAAGAGGTACAAACTCTCTCCCGATTACTGCGCAAATTAGAAAAAGCGCAATAA
- a CDS encoding HD domain-containing protein: MSITEQIEDLIERKASDFEISKLFKSHISDYKNSLPELFERNQGKDFLVIHTKTLDSIISLMYKTVLRRLFGNYLPMRSSIPIAFIALGSYGREQLCVHSDIDLMIVYEQNGGYNTSAIIEKFLYLAWDAGLKLGHRVHEVGDLFNASREDITIKTAMMESRLIIGSSFTWSTTQNRLNAIRHDNPKAFIMAKIEEAELRRKKFPSSMQPHIKEGVGGLRDSQLLYWIAKTLYGVNTLKELTGILFSEEQYREYRIALELLFRVRSALHLISGKQQDQLVLDYMPRIAQMLGFSDERRLVTKLLEAQWRINNFTQIYVKKMARFQLYHAASTAKIRAGRIQKGFYAVDGTLYASYNATPPSIDTLLELLISLEDREWKFDSSVLFHFTYSPIKHPLKVKTYTLLRKLFERNHLYVILKLFYDAGILHHLIGAFKKVLHLPQFDGYHLYPVDLHSIKCIEALEKINDPYVEALYKPLSVSDKLLLKAVILLHDTGKGRKQDHSEVGTKLIVPFLKNLKLPTQQYERGALLVRHHILMSNVAYRENLYHEKTLYQFMSKIKTPENLTLLYILTYADINGVGPGTYTSFGANLLHELYEASLEIASQNDRITDAIKRVNKEKKLLNDPDFTQLSKVEQKKVLSIESNLFFFKHTPSDILAISKEAFQCQTFTYQLNIDGGLIIHIFRKIPLNLGYLLGKLSYLDVASMDIFTLFDSIKYFKIEFLQRPREGTMEQIEMIVEEAFDMTKKIDLPKPVIKPNEITIDCDHSIHYAQLNLNTTNQRGLLAYFVQCFDEANINIATAKIHTNKNMARDHFLIEKQHRMCDNAREIINKLVGM; encoded by the coding sequence ATGAGTATTACCGAACAGATTGAAGACCTCATCGAACGTAAGGCAAGCGATTTCGAGATATCCAAACTTTTTAAATCCCATATATCCGATTACAAAAATTCTCTTCCTGAACTTTTCGAACGGAATCAGGGGAAAGATTTTCTCGTCATCCACACCAAAACCCTCGATTCAATCATCTCATTGATGTACAAAACCGTCTTACGACGATTATTTGGCAACTATTTACCGATGCGCAGTTCTATCCCGATTGCTTTCATCGCTTTGGGAAGTTATGGACGTGAGCAGCTGTGTGTGCATAGTGATATTGACTTGATGATCGTCTATGAACAAAACGGTGGTTATAACACTTCAGCCATCATTGAAAAATTCCTTTATCTAGCGTGGGATGCCGGACTCAAACTTGGACACCGTGTCCATGAAGTCGGGGACCTTTTTAATGCTTCCCGTGAAGATATTACGATCAAAACGGCCATGATGGAGTCGCGGCTTATCATCGGGTCGTCATTTACGTGGAGTACAACACAAAACCGTTTAAATGCCATACGCCATGACAATCCAAAAGCCTTTATTATGGCAAAAATCGAGGAAGCCGAACTCCGTCGCAAAAAATTCCCCTCTTCTATGCAGCCGCATATTAAAGAAGGTGTGGGAGGACTGCGCGATTCTCAGCTGCTATACTGGATCGCTAAAACACTCTATGGGGTCAATACCCTTAAAGAGCTCACGGGAATTTTGTTTAGTGAAGAACAATACCGGGAATACCGCATTGCCTTAGAATTACTTTTCAGGGTCCGGAGCGCTCTGCATCTGATCAGTGGAAAACAACAAGACCAACTCGTACTGGACTATATGCCACGCATTGCCCAGATGTTAGGGTTTAGTGACGAACGTAGACTCGTCACTAAACTTTTGGAAGCCCAATGGCGTATCAATAACTTCACCCAAATTTACGTTAAAAAAATGGCTCGTTTCCAATTATATCATGCTGCTTCAACCGCGAAAATCCGTGCCGGTCGGATTCAAAAAGGATTTTATGCGGTAGATGGGACATTATACGCATCCTATAATGCCACACCTCCCTCTATTGATACTCTGTTGGAATTGCTCATCAGTCTGGAAGATCGTGAATGGAAATTCGATTCGAGCGTCCTGTTCCATTTCACCTACTCGCCAATCAAACATCCGCTGAAAGTCAAAACATATACCTTGCTGCGTAAACTGTTCGAACGTAATCATCTTTATGTTATTTTGAAACTCTTTTACGATGCGGGGATTTTACATCACCTCATCGGAGCATTTAAAAAAGTACTTCATCTTCCTCAGTTTGACGGCTATCACCTATATCCGGTCGATTTGCACTCCATCAAATGCATCGAAGCCCTCGAGAAAATCAATGATCCTTATGTCGAAGCACTCTATAAACCTCTAAGCGTGAGCGATAAACTTCTGCTAAAAGCCGTTATTCTTCTGCATGATACCGGCAAAGGACGCAAACAAGATCACAGTGAAGTAGGGACAAAACTGATTGTCCCGTTCCTCAAAAATCTCAAACTTCCGACACAGCAATATGAGCGGGGAGCACTATTGGTACGGCACCATATTTTAATGAGCAATGTTGCTTATCGCGAAAATCTTTACCATGAAAAAACCCTTTATCAGTTTATGTCTAAAATCAAAACACCGGAAAATCTCACCCTGCTTTATATTCTCACCTATGCGGATATCAACGGCGTAGGGCCTGGAACCTATACAAGTTTCGGTGCGAATTTACTCCATGAACTCTACGAAGCTTCTCTCGAAATTGCTTCCCAAAATGATCGAATTACCGATGCGATTAAACGGGTCAATAAAGAGAAAAAACTTCTTAACGATCCCGATTTTACACAACTTAGTAAAGTTGAACAGAAAAAAGTCCTCTCCATCGAATCCAATCTCTTTTTCTTTAAACACACACCAAGCGATATTTTAGCTATATCCAAAGAGGCGTTTCAATGCCAGACTTTCACCTATCAATTGAACATCGACGGGGGGCTCATAATCCATATTTTCCGGAAAATTCCTCTGAATTTAGGATATTTGTTAGGAAAACTCAGCTATTTGGATGTTGCATCTATGGATATTTTTACACTCTTTGACAGCATCAAATACTTTAAGATCGAATTTTTGCAACGCCCTCGTGAGGGGACGATGGAGCAAATCGAGATGATTGTGGAAGAAGCTTTCGATATGACTAAAAAAATTGATCTCCCTAAACCAGTCATAAAACCTAATGAAATTACAATCGATTGCGACCACTCAATCCACTATGCTCAGCTAAACTTGAATACCACAAACCAAAGAGGACTATTGGCTTATTTTGTCCAATGTTTCGATGAGGCAAATATCAATATTGCAACCGCTAAAATTCATACAAACAAAAATATGGCCAGAGATCACTTCTTAATTGAAAAACAGCATAGAATGTGCGATAATGCGCGCGAAATAATCAATAAATTGGTAGGGATGTAA
- the mqnE gene encoding aminofutalosine synthase MqnE codes for MNLIDKVKRRERLSLEEATALYELDLFTLGELADERRRELHGKQTYFNINRHINPTNVCKDVCKFCAYSASRKNPNPYTMSHDEIVAITDDIVSRGISEVHIVSAHNPDTGLEWYLEVFRKIKARHPQLHIKALTAAEVHFLAEEYGKSYDEILDLMVDNGVDSMPGGGAEIFDEKVRDYICKGKVNSQQWLEIHRKWHERGMKSNVTMLFGHVEERVHRIDHMMRIRDLQDVTCGFNCFIPLVYQSENNFLNVKEYITAHEILKTMAISRIVLDNVPNLKAYWVTSTVNLALVAQEFGANDLDGTIEKESINSAAGAKSAHGVNLSEFVGLIKNSGFEPIERDSLYNVIKAW; via the coding sequence ATGAATTTGATTGATAAAGTAAAACGGCGTGAACGTTTGAGTTTGGAAGAGGCGACGGCGCTCTATGAGTTAGATCTTTTTACTCTCGGTGAACTCGCCGATGAGCGACGACGCGAGCTTCATGGAAAACAAACCTATTTTAATATTAACCGCCATATTAATCCGACCAACGTTTGTAAAGACGTCTGCAAATTCTGTGCATACAGTGCCAGCCGCAAAAATCCCAATCCCTATACGATGAGTCATGATGAGATCGTGGCAATCACTGATGATATTGTTTCTCGCGGAATCTCTGAAGTGCATATCGTCTCCGCCCATAATCCGGATACGGGATTGGAATGGTATTTGGAAGTATTTCGTAAAATCAAAGCGCGCCATCCACAGCTGCATATCAAAGCCCTCACGGCGGCAGAAGTCCATTTCCTCGCGGAAGAGTACGGCAAAAGCTACGATGAGATACTTGATCTTATGGTTGACAACGGGGTCGATTCGATGCCGGGCGGCGGAGCGGAAATCTTTGATGAAAAAGTACGGGATTACATCTGTAAAGGGAAAGTCAATTCACAGCAGTGGCTTGAAATTCACCGTAAATGGCATGAACGGGGGATGAAATCCAATGTCACGATGTTATTCGGTCACGTCGAAGAGCGTGTTCATCGGATCGATCATATGATGCGTATTCGTGATTTGCAGGATGTGACATGCGGATTTAACTGTTTTATCCCGCTTGTCTATCAAAGTGAAAATAACTTTTTGAACGTCAAAGAGTACATTACTGCACATGAGATTTTAAAAACAATGGCAATAAGCCGTATTGTTTTGGACAATGTACCGAATCTAAAAGCGTATTGGGTCACTTCGACGGTTAATTTGGCGCTTGTAGCACAGGAGTTCGGCGCCAACGATTTAGACGGGACGATTGAAAAAGAATCAATCAACTCGGCGGCGGGGGCAAAAAGTGCACACGGCGTTAATCTGAGCGAATTTGTCGGACTGATTAAAAACAGCGGATTTGAACCGATTGAACGTGATAGCTTGTATAATGTTATTAAAGCGTGGTAA
- a CDS encoding pirin family protein, producing the protein MSFTLHHASERGVAEHGWLHSRFSFSFAEYHNPKRMEFGALRVINDDIVEAGKGFGMHPHQNMEIVSIVTKGALEHRDSEGNHGIIKAGEIQYMSAASGVYHSEHATKDESVALFQIWIHPNQKGGSPLYDQRSFIHHDKTNKWVTLVSGDGREDSIVIKQDASISVAEVEDGATITIPPVTKDHGRLLLIIEGKVEINEQILDSRDELQITDEEEYALIAHTASKVLLFDVPMHSHLS; encoded by the coding sequence ATGTCATTTACACTTCATCACGCATCTGAACGAGGTGTTGCCGAACACGGTTGGCTGCACAGCCGATTCAGTTTTTCTTTTGCCGAATACCATAATCCTAAACGTATGGAATTCGGAGCTTTGCGTGTCATCAATGATGATATCGTCGAAGCGGGCAAAGGTTTCGGGATGCATCCCCATCAGAATATGGAGATCGTCTCTATCGTCACGAAAGGAGCACTTGAGCACCGTGACTCGGAAGGAAATCACGGCATCATCAAAGCGGGAGAAATACAATATATGAGTGCCGCATCAGGGGTGTATCACTCAGAGCATGCCACCAAAGATGAATCGGTTGCGTTATTTCAAATATGGATACATCCGAATCAAAAGGGGGGATCTCCTCTTTATGATCAACGCAGCTTTATCCACCATGATAAGACGAATAAATGGGTCACTCTCGTCAGCGGTGACGGACGTGAAGATTCCATCGTCATCAAACAAGATGCCTCAATCAGCGTGGCAGAAGTCGAGGATGGGGCAACAATAACGATCCCTCCGGTTACAAAAGATCATGGGCGATTGCTTTTGATCATCGAAGGAAAAGTAGAAATAAACGAACAAATTCTCGACTCAAGAGATGAACTTCAAATCACCGACGAGGAGGAATATGCCCTGATAGCTCATACAGCATCCAAGGTTTTATTATTTGACGTGCCGATGCACTCACACTTATCATGA
- the ygiD gene encoding 4,5-DOPA dioxygenase extradiol — MRQPALFISHGSPMNIVDDNPYTRRLKQLGTTLPKPKAILILSAHWATNGSAVSVVDKPETIHDFYGFPDSLYSIQYDAEGEMTASLLLAHLTHARIDRRHGLDHGAWSVLVHLFPKHDVPVFQCSIDLSKPALWHYELGKTLSTLRNQGVMIIGSGNVTHNLGDIDMNRDAPVAPWAKAFDDSFADALVHKHEKLINFDFPYFEHAHPTLEHYLPILPILGSQQENESITTIYEGFQHGTLSMRCFQVG, encoded by the coding sequence ATGCGTCAACCTGCCCTTTTTATCAGTCACGGTTCACCGATGAATATCGTCGATGACAATCCTTATACGCGACGTTTAAAACAGCTTGGCACCACTTTGCCTAAACCGAAAGCGATACTCATCCTTTCAGCGCATTGGGCGACAAACGGTTCGGCGGTGTCCGTCGTCGATAAACCCGAAACGATACATGATTTTTACGGTTTCCCCGATTCTCTTTATTCTATACAATATGATGCAGAGGGTGAGATGACGGCGAGTTTGTTATTAGCCCATCTGACACATGCCCGGATTGATCGTCGTCACGGCCTCGATCACGGTGCATGGTCGGTTCTGGTACATCTTTTCCCCAAACATGATGTTCCGGTTTTTCAATGTTCGATCGATTTGAGTAAACCGGCACTGTGGCATTATGAACTCGGCAAAACACTGTCCACACTTAGAAATCAAGGGGTAATGATCATCGGAAGCGGGAATGTCACCCACAATCTAGGCGATATCGATATGAACCGAGATGCTCCGGTTGCACCATGGGCAAAGGCATTCGACGATTCTTTTGCAGATGCGCTCGTCCATAAGCATGAAAAACTGATTAATTTTGATTTCCCCTACTTTGAGCATGCCCATCCTACACTGGAACATTATCTACCGATATTACCTATACTGGGTTCACAACAAGAGAATGAAAGCATTACGACTATTTACGAAGGGTTTCAACACGGCACTCTCTCAATGCGATGTTTTCAGGTTGGATAG
- a CDS encoding GGDEF domain-containing protein, with amino-acid sequence MNANRKILFIVALMLIGLAVATITNVALNFRDYGYNNAIEKSKMTAEIVRDGLTAHMVNGIMDKREFFLSNIANIKDVQKLWIVRSQTVIAQHGEGLDNEHPRDAIDRRVLKEGTPVREIYEDSTNAVLRVTIPYIATAYGNPNCLACHNAKEGDVLGAISMEFNINDIRQTGAMTIAKIFAINVIFIIIALWVTNHYFKPFMKLFENLQNGIKRARTGDFSYRFTTTLKDGGSEVAEQMNTLFQKMEDTFGGIKHNLNTFASRSNISCSDPLSTAGMIIQELSDVYKFKKTIELDSTKDAIYERFIYVLKEKFKYEHFALYEVDKTTKERKLIHISEGKTFCLPIADKDASECRAHRTASDVYSTDFPNLCTNCMHDKEYSCIPFNINDDLALVLSFSAKTVVEIETMNLSLPSIKNYFEAAKAVIESRTLMDKLRDSSLRDGATRLYNRRFLEEFIDKSSEQALRSNISYAILMIDIDYFKMVNDTYGHDSGDIVIKTLAEILQESIRKADLAIRYGGEEFLVLLYNTTPEGAVQVAEKIRARFNEKKYHFGNDTVEKTLSIGVAHFPSQADSIWKVIKYADLALYEGKNTGRNRVIEFQKHMHSGDQF; translated from the coding sequence ATGAATGCCAACCGCAAAATATTATTTATCGTCGCATTAATGTTGATCGGGCTTGCCGTAGCTACGATCACAAACGTCGCACTTAATTTTCGCGATTACGGCTATAACAATGCCATTGAAAAATCAAAAATGACTGCTGAAATCGTACGTGACGGTTTAACGGCACATATGGTTAACGGTATTATGGACAAACGGGAATTCTTTCTATCCAACATTGCCAATATCAAAGATGTACAAAAACTATGGATTGTACGTTCTCAAACCGTTATTGCCCAGCACGGTGAAGGATTAGACAACGAACATCCTCGTGATGCGATTGATCGAAGAGTTCTCAAAGAAGGAACTCCTGTTCGTGAGATCTATGAGGATTCGACAAATGCCGTTTTACGTGTAACAATCCCTTACATCGCAACTGCTTACGGAAATCCAAATTGTCTTGCCTGTCATAATGCCAAAGAAGGGGATGTCCTAGGTGCAATCAGCATGGAATTCAATATTAATGATATTCGCCAAACCGGTGCAATGACGATCGCTAAAATATTTGCAATTAACGTTATCTTCATTATCATTGCCCTTTGGGTCACCAACCACTATTTCAAACCTTTCATGAAACTCTTTGAAAACCTTCAAAATGGGATTAAACGGGCACGAACCGGAGATTTCAGCTATCGCTTCACTACAACACTCAAAGATGGCGGAAGTGAAGTAGCCGAGCAAATGAATACCCTCTTTCAAAAAATGGAAGATACCTTCGGAGGGATTAAACATAATCTCAATACCTTTGCTTCCCGTTCAAATATCTCGTGCAGTGATCCGCTCAGTACGGCTGGAATGATTATTCAAGAACTTTCTGATGTTTATAAATTCAAAAAAACCATTGAGCTTGATAGTACTAAAGATGCGATTTATGAGCGTTTTATCTATGTTTTAAAAGAAAAATTCAAATATGAGCATTTTGCACTTTATGAAGTGGACAAAACTACCAAAGAACGCAAGTTGATCCATATCAGTGAGGGGAAAACCTTTTGTCTCCCTATCGCCGATAAAGATGCATCGGAATGCAGAGCCCACCGTACAGCAAGTGACGTATATTCAACCGACTTCCCTAATCTGTGCACGAACTGTATGCATGATAAAGAATACTCGTGTATTCCGTTTAATATCAATGATGATTTAGCCCTTGTTCTCTCTTTCTCAGCAAAAACGGTGGTAGAAATCGAGACAATGAATCTCTCATTGCCAAGTATCAAAAACTATTTTGAAGCGGCAAAAGCGGTCATTGAGAGCCGGACTCTTATGGATAAATTGAGGGATTCTTCACTCCGTGACGGCGCTACGCGTCTTTACAATCGCCGCTTTTTGGAAGAATTTATTGACAAGAGCTCAGAACAAGCGTTACGTTCTAATATCTCTTACGCTATTTTAATGATTGATATCGACTATTTTAAAATGGTTAACGATACCTACGGTCATGATTCAGGAGATATTGTTATTAAAACCTTGGCCGAAATCCTCCAAGAGAGTATCCGTAAAGCCGATCTGGCCATCCGGTACGGTGGAGAAGAGTTTTTGGTTCTTCTCTATAATACGACACCGGAGGGTGCAGTACAAGTTGCCGAAAAGATCCGTGCCCGTTTCAACGAGAAAAAATACCATTTCGGAAACGATACTGTTGAAAAAACACTCAGTATAGGTGTAGCCCATTTCCCTTCACAAGCCGATTCCATCTGGAAAGTCATTAAATATGCCGACTTGGCTCTGTATGAAGGTAAAAATACGGGGCGTAACCGTGTTATCGAGTTCCAAAAACATATGCATTCCGGAGATCAGTTTTAA
- a CDS encoding GGDEF domain-containing protein — MNNTDNYKKVMAIHDQVMGLLRSREISPYPAHYKKYFDELFLELADEELRREQQDVEHQIFIASKDDGTKHLDLAKRSVMSFVETHADITSVAKKQQEQLENAPSSTEKEHITFIENLNALNQDMSGELDKAQSKIIELTTDLHEAFTSLTIDPITKVGNRKGFVEDMELSIEAGMNKNISMVLMMFDVDNFKFINDEHGYVAGDKVLYFIAQTIKSIIRDSDKVYRYGGEEFAVVLTRCDVTQAFALADKIRAKIEHSNLLYLGKSVHVTISAGVTIHQQGDTFDGIIARAEKALYCAKKSNKNCTILFDW, encoded by the coding sequence ATGAACAATACAGACAATTATAAAAAAGTTATGGCCATTCATGATCAAGTAATGGGACTTTTACGTTCTAGGGAAATCTCACCTTATCCGGCACATTATAAAAAGTATTTTGATGAACTTTTTTTAGAATTAGCTGATGAAGAGTTACGTAGAGAACAGCAAGACGTTGAACATCAGATTTTCATAGCTTCAAAAGATGACGGCACAAAACATCTTGATCTTGCCAAACGCTCCGTTATGTCTTTTGTCGAAACGCATGCGGATATAACTTCGGTGGCCAAGAAACAGCAAGAACAACTCGAAAATGCTCCATCTAGTACGGAAAAAGAACATATTACTTTTATTGAAAATTTGAATGCTTTAAATCAAGATATGTCTGGTGAACTTGACAAAGCACAATCCAAAATTATCGAGCTTACTACCGATTTGCATGAAGCTTTCACTTCTCTTACGATTGATCCTATCACTAAAGTCGGAAATCGAAAAGGGTTTGTAGAAGATATGGAATTGTCCATTGAGGCCGGGATGAATAAAAATATTTCCATGGTTTTAATGATGTTTGACGTGGACAACTTTAAATTTATTAACGATGAACATGGTTATGTGGCAGGGGATAAGGTTCTCTATTTTATAGCACAAACGATTAAATCGATAATTCGTGATTCCGATAAAGTGTATCGTTATGGAGGAGAAGAATTCGCTGTAGTTTTAACAAGATGTGATGTGACACAGGCATTTGCACTTGCGGATAAAATCCGCGCAAAAATAGAGCATTCTAATTTGCTCTATTTAGGAAAAAGTGTTCATGTTACCATCAGTGCAGGGGTTACGATTCATCAGCAGGGAGATACGTTTGATGGCATTATCGCCCGTGCGGAAAAAGCACTCTATTGCGCCAAAAAGTCGAATAAAAACTGTACGATATTATTTGATTGGTAA